The segment TCATGATCAACAACAGCGCCGTGGAATTTCTCTGATGAGCCGCGCGATTTGCGCCACTGGAAGTACAGAACGCTGTCAGAACCATGTGCAACCATTTGCATGGAAGAAAGCAAATGCATGCCAGGACGTTTTGCTTTATTGACTTTATGCCAGTTAACAGCACTTGGAGTTGACTCCATCAGCAAAAACGGCTGCTCCTTCAAGCTGCGGAATAAATCATTGATAAAGCCTACCTTCACCGCTAAATCTGCAGTTGTTTCCCAGTCATTATGCCACGCAGGATAGGCATCCCAGCTGATTACATCGACGTGCCGTGCAAACTTGCTGTAATCAAGGCTTTGGAATGGAATTAAATCAAATGTATCTGCCATCAAGTTTGTCGTTATCGGAATGTCTGGTGAAATTTCCTTAATTGGAACAATTTCATTCTCAAAAAAGTCAATCGTCTGGTCTGTCACAAACCTGCGCCAATCCAAGTTTAAGCCGTGAACTGCATTCTCTCCTATTGAAGAAGGAGATTCAATTTGGGACCAGTCTGTGTAAGTATGGCTCCAAAACGGTCCCCACCAAGCATCATTGACAGCCTTTAGGTTATTGTCATACTTCTTCTTCAGCCAGTTGCGAAATGCTTCCTGACATGTATCACAATGACATTCTCCGCCATATTCATTGGAAATATGCCACATAAGCAGTGCTGGATGACTACCATATCTTTTTGCAAGTAATCTGTTGATTTGCTGTGTTTTTTCTCTGTACACACTAGATGAGAAGCAATGGTTATGGCGTCCGCCATGAAGCTGCTTCCTTCTTTGGCCGTCAACACGCAGCACCTCAGGATATTTATGGGACATCCATGCAGGTCTTGCACCACTTGGCGTTGCCAATATCACCTTACCGCCAATGCCATGGATTCGTTCAATAACTTCATCGAGCCATTCAAACTTGTAAACGCCTTCCTCTGGCTCCAGCGCGCTCCATGCAAATATGCCGAGAGAGAATGTGTTTGTGTGCGCTAACTGCATTAACTTAATGTCTTCAGCCAAAATGTCTGGATGGTCCAGCCACTGATCGGGGTTATAATCGCCGCCATGCAGCATGAATTTAGCATCTGTAACAAATGATTTCTCTTTGTTTGCCATAAAAGTCTCCTTTTTGTTTCCTTATTTTTAATTAACCTTTTGTTCCACCTGCAGTCAGACCTGATACAAAGTTCTTTTGCAGCAAAATGAAGATAATGGCAATCGGGATACTTATCAAAATCGCTCCGGCAGCAAATGTAGTATAGCTTGCACCCATTACCTCATTAACAAGATTGTATAGACCAATCGGCAATGTGTAGGATTCTGGTGTCCGCAGAA is part of the Niallia taxi genome and harbors:
- a CDS encoding beta-galactosidase produces the protein MANKEKSFVTDAKFMLHGGDYNPDQWLDHPDILAEDIKLMQLAHTNTFSLGIFAWSALEPEEGVYKFEWLDEVIERIHGIGGKVILATPSGARPAWMSHKYPEVLRVDGQRRKQLHGGRHNHCFSSSVYREKTQQINRLLAKRYGSHPALLMWHISNEYGGECHCDTCQEAFRNWLKKKYDNNLKAVNDAWWGPFWSHTYTDWSQIESPSSIGENAVHGLNLDWRRFVTDQTIDFFENEIVPIKEISPDIPITTNLMADTFDLIPFQSLDYSKFARHVDVISWDAYPAWHNDWETTADLAVKVGFINDLFRSLKEQPFLLMESTPSAVNWHKVNKAKRPGMHLLSSMQMVAHGSDSVLYFQWRKSRGSSEKFHGAVVDHDNSPDNRVFQEVAKVGTTLEKLTDIVGTNREADTAILYDWENNWALNDAQGYGLDTKQYPQTLQQHYRTFWEQDVPVDVITKENDFSKYRLLVVPMLYLASEETIARLKEYVANGGTLVMTYISGIVNEYDLTYMKGWHKDLQDVFGLNPVETDTLYPKDANIVHYDGKDYVLKDYATVLNIASANVEGVYKEDFYADTAAVTSNAYEGGKAYYIGGRLDDEFHRAFYGKLIEELSLKPDYAITHGLGVSVQARQEEGKDYLFIMNFTEETQPLVLGSEVKDVITGEQLHGSIKLDKYEVRIVEKAKG